A single Proteiniborus sp. DW1 DNA region contains:
- a CDS encoding metallophosphoesterase family protein, with product MDRIAIISDIHGNTPALKAVLDDIRKKEVSKIICLGDLAGKGPNPAEVVDIIRRECNEVLMGNWDKMISEESDYAMVKWAREKLGQERLDYIKKLPFSLDFYISGRLIRLFHASPQGIFHRVHRHSPLEKILGMFDNTENTGKLFGDQSPDIIGYGDIHGAYISYFDDKVIFNVGSVGNPLDMTLASYVILEGEYNGRDNKGFQVNFIRVPYDVELAIRLAKDSNMPETDAYINELRTGRYRGRK from the coding sequence TTGGACAGGATAGCGATTATATCAGACATTCATGGAAACACACCTGCATTAAAAGCAGTTTTAGATGATATAAGAAAAAAGGAAGTTAGTAAAATTATTTGTCTAGGAGATTTGGCTGGGAAAGGTCCTAATCCTGCTGAAGTAGTAGATATCATTAGAAGAGAGTGTAATGAAGTGCTTATGGGTAACTGGGATAAGATGATATCGGAAGAAAGTGATTATGCAATGGTTAAATGGGCTAGAGAAAAACTAGGGCAGGAAAGACTAGATTATATCAAGAAGTTACCCTTCTCGCTAGACTTTTATATAAGCGGTAGACTCATAAGATTGTTTCATGCTTCACCTCAGGGGATTTTTCATAGAGTACATAGACATAGCCCTTTAGAAAAGATACTTGGAATGTTTGATAATACAGAAAATACAGGAAAACTCTTTGGAGATCAGAGCCCAGATATAATTGGATATGGAGATATACATGGCGCATATATCAGTTATTTTGATGATAAGGTTATATTTAATGTTGGCAGTGTAGGTAATCCGCTAGATATGACATTAGCTTCCTATGTAATATTAGAAGGCGAATATAATGGCAGGGATAATAAAGGATTTCAGGTTAACTTTATAAGGGTACCCTATGATGTAGAGTTAGCTATAAGATTAGCAAAAGATTCTAATATGCCAGAAACAGATGCATATATTAATGAACTGAGAACAGGAAGGTATAGGGGTAGAAAATAA
- a CDS encoding HPr family phosphocarrier protein codes for MFSAEIALKNETGLHARPASQFVFTASKFKSQIKVIKDGKEYNGKSIMGVLSMGASKGTNLTIQAEGEDEKEAVEALIALIDNGFGE; via the coding sequence GTGTTTAGTGCAGAAATAGCATTAAAAAATGAAACAGGTCTTCATGCAAGACCAGCAAGTCAATTTGTTTTTACAGCATCAAAATTTAAGTCTCAAATCAAGGTTATTAAGGATGGAAAAGAATACAATGGCAAAAGTATAATGGGTGTACTTAGTATGGGAGCAAGTAAGGGAACTAATTTGACAATTCAAGCTGAAGGAGAAGATGAAAAAGAAGCTGTTGAAGCGTTAATAGCGCTGATAGACAATGGCTTTGGAGAATAG
- a CDS encoding class IV adenylate cyclase: MVKELEVKVLGIDKKDIEGKLEKLGAKLLSKEYQVNTLYDSGDKIIEKLGDGYLRIRETKDLITGNVEIFFTLKKNVSSDMARENLEIETMVTDKKALNSILEHLNIKVIHEGTKERISYLYDDIRFDIDTWDKATYPYPYLEIEVTKKEDIKRAAELLELEEESITTKSLRELREEIGLEKI, encoded by the coding sequence ATGGTAAAAGAACTAGAAGTAAAGGTGCTAGGTATTGATAAAAAGGATATTGAAGGGAAACTAGAGAAGCTAGGCGCAAAGCTATTGAGTAAGGAATATCAAGTCAATACATTATACGATTCAGGGGATAAGATTATCGAAAAGCTAGGAGATGGATATTTAAGAATAAGAGAAACTAAAGATTTAATAACAGGCAATGTGGAGATTTTTTTTACACTAAAAAAGAATGTATCAAGTGATATGGCAAGAGAAAATTTAGAAATCGAAACAATGGTTACAGATAAAAAAGCACTTAATAGCATACTTGAACATCTAAATATTAAAGTAATACATGAAGGTACTAAGGAAAGAATCTCATATTTGTATGATGATATAAGATTTGATATAGACACCTGGGACAAAGCTACTTATCCATATCCATATTTAGAAATAGAAGTAACCAAAAAAGAAGATATAAAAAGAGCTGCTGAGCTTTTAGAATTAGAGGAAGAGAGTATAACCACAAAATCACTTCGAGAGCTTAGAGAAGAGATAGGATTAGAGAAGATATAA
- a CDS encoding HesA/MoeB/ThiF family protein: protein MKRYSRNMNMLSPEENASLSKFKVCIIGCGGLGGYIIEMLARLGIGHLTVVDGDVFEESNLNRQLLSDMDSLGKSKALIAKDRINKVNPLINVKAVSERLTEDNGLEILAGHDVIVDALDNIDTRLLIQKQAEELRIPLVHGAIAGWYGQVSTIFPGDRTLDLLYSNSGSKGLEEELGNPSFTPALVASIEVSEVLKILINRGDLLRRKLLIINTLNQDYEVINL, encoded by the coding sequence GTGAAAAGATACTCTAGAAACATGAATATGCTATCACCTGAAGAAAACGCTAGTCTTAGCAAATTCAAGGTTTGTATAATTGGCTGTGGTGGCTTAGGTGGATATATTATTGAGATGCTTGCAAGGTTAGGGATTGGACACCTAACTGTAGTTGATGGAGATGTATTCGAAGAGTCAAACTTAAATAGACAACTTCTATCAGATATGGACTCATTAGGAAAATCAAAGGCTCTAATAGCTAAGGACAGAATAAATAAAGTAAATCCATTAATTAACGTAAAGGCTGTAAGTGAAAGATTAACAGAAGATAATGGTTTAGAAATATTAGCAGGTCATGATGTAATAGTAGATGCATTAGATAATATAGATACTAGATTGCTTATTCAAAAACAAGCTGAAGAACTTAGGATTCCACTTGTACATGGGGCTATAGCTGGTTGGTATGGACAGGTATCAACTATATTCCCAGGAGATAGGACACTGGATTTGTTGTATTCAAACAGCGGAAGTAAGGGATTAGAAGAAGAACTTGGGAATCCCTCATTTACCCCTGCATTAGTAGCATCTATAGAGGTAAGTGAAGTGCTGAAAATTCTCATAAATAGAGGAGATTTACTGAGAAGAAAGTTACTTATAATCAATACCTTAAATCAGGATTATGAGGTAATTAATCTCTAA
- a CDS encoding metallophosphoesterase — protein MAVYGIADLHLDSTGDKPMDIFGNNWVSHQDKIFNNWRNIVSEDDIVLIAGDISWALRLSEAYADLMKIEKLPGNKVITRGNHDYWWSTKSKLEGLGFKTIHFLHNDSFLYNSIVICGARGWASKDSDEFDSQDEKIFSREINRLDLSLSSIKDDSFEKIVMLHYPPFNTENKSPNEFVDIMKKYNVTKCVYGHLHGEGHKLVVEGNIEGIDFHCIACDYINFTPKEIIR, from the coding sequence ATGGCTGTGTACGGCATAGCTGATCTTCATTTAGATTCAACAGGAGATAAACCAATGGATATTTTTGGTAACAACTGGGTATCGCATCAAGATAAAATATTTAACAATTGGAGGAATATTGTATCGGAGGATGACATAGTCCTAATTGCTGGGGATATCTCATGGGCACTAAGACTTTCAGAAGCATATGCAGATTTAATGAAAATAGAAAAACTCCCAGGTAATAAGGTTATAACTAGAGGAAACCACGATTATTGGTGGTCTACAAAATCTAAGCTAGAAGGACTTGGGTTTAAGACTATACATTTTTTACACAATGATAGCTTTTTATATAATTCTATTGTTATCTGTGGTGCAAGAGGATGGGCATCAAAGGATAGCGATGAGTTTGATTCACAGGATGAGAAAATATTTTCACGAGAAATAAATAGGTTAGATTTATCTCTTTCTTCTATAAAAGATGATTCTTTTGAGAAAATAGTTATGCTTCATTATCCACCCTTTAACACAGAAAATAAGTCTCCAAATGAATTTGTAGATATTATGAAAAAGTATAATGTAACTAAATGTGTATATGGGCATCTTCATGGGGAGGGGCATAAGCTTGTAGTGGAAGGCAATATAGAGGGAATTGATTTTCATTGTATAGCTTGTGACTATATTAATTTTACACCAAAGGAGATAATTAGGTAG
- the ptsP gene encoding phosphoenolpyruvate--protein phosphotransferase, producing the protein MIGIGVSSGIGMGKTIIKKEPTIKLKKNHIDNPEREISILNDAREKGKEQIEALYQHAFNTIGKKEAGIFRAHKMILEDPDFFGQIESKIKEEMVNAEWAISEVANFFIEMFEAMEDEYMRERVADIRDVTGRLIKIVLGIEDTDLSNLTEPVIIVAEDLTPSDTAQMDRKKVIGFITEVGGKTSHSAIMARTLEIPAVVGLENATELISNGDYVILDGDTGNVIINPEREVIEEYSRKREEYIEFKKKLEEMRGQKSITKDCFEVEIAANIGTPKDVEGVLLNDGEGVGLYRTEFLYMDRDRLPTEEEQFEAYKEVAVKLEGRPVVIRTLDIGGDKELSYLPFPKEINPFLGYRAIRLCLDQTDIFRTQLRALLRASAYGNIKIMFPMISAIEELRQAKGILEDVKNELRSEGIMFNENTEVGIMIEVPAAAVMSDLFAKEVDFFSIGTNDLIQYTTAVDRCNGNIAYLYNEFHPAVLRLIKKVIDNGHKEGIWVGMCGEVAGNPQLIPVLIGMGLDEFSMSASSMLRARWIVNNLSKREMEGLVDEILKLPTAEEVKDFIAQNVNIN; encoded by the coding sequence GTGATTGGCATAGGTGTATCATCTGGAATAGGAATGGGTAAGACCATTATTAAAAAAGAACCGACAATCAAACTAAAGAAGAACCACATTGATAATCCAGAAAGAGAAATTAGTATTCTAAATGATGCAAGAGAAAAAGGAAAAGAACAAATAGAAGCCTTGTATCAGCATGCTTTCAATACTATAGGAAAGAAAGAGGCAGGTATATTTAGAGCTCATAAGATGATACTTGAAGATCCAGACTTCTTTGGACAGATAGAAAGTAAGATAAAAGAAGAAATGGTGAACGCAGAATGGGCTATTTCAGAGGTTGCTAACTTTTTTATTGAAATGTTTGAGGCTATGGAAGATGAGTATATGCGAGAAAGAGTAGCTGACATAAGGGACGTAACAGGAAGGCTAATTAAAATAGTACTTGGAATAGAGGATACAGATTTAAGCAACTTAACAGAACCAGTCATAATAGTGGCTGAGGATTTAACACCATCGGATACTGCTCAAATGGATAGAAAAAAAGTCATTGGATTTATAACTGAAGTAGGTGGAAAAACCTCACATTCGGCTATAATGGCTAGAACACTAGAAATACCTGCTGTAGTTGGTTTGGAAAATGCCACTGAACTAATATCAAATGGAGACTATGTAATATTAGATGGAGATACAGGTAATGTTATTATAAATCCTGAGAGAGAAGTTATTGAAGAATACTCAAGAAAACGAGAAGAATATATTGAATTTAAGAAAAAGCTAGAGGAAATGAGAGGACAAAAAAGTATCACTAAAGATTGCTTTGAAGTTGAGATAGCAGCAAATATCGGGACTCCAAAGGACGTAGAAGGAGTACTGTTAAACGATGGTGAAGGAGTAGGACTATATAGAACTGAATTTTTGTATATGGATAGAGACAGACTACCTACTGAAGAGGAACAGTTTGAAGCATATAAGGAAGTAGCAGTAAAGCTTGAAGGTAGACCTGTAGTTATCAGAACTCTTGATATAGGTGGAGACAAGGAGCTTTCTTATCTTCCATTTCCAAAGGAGATAAATCCATTCTTAGGCTATAGAGCCATAAGACTTTGTCTTGATCAGACAGACATTTTTAGGACACAGTTAAGAGCTTTGCTACGTGCAAGTGCTTACGGAAATATAAAAATCATGTTTCCTATGATTTCTGCAATAGAAGAATTGAGACAAGCTAAGGGCATATTAGAAGATGTAAAAAATGAATTAAGGTCAGAAGGCATAATGTTTAATGAAAACACAGAAGTAGGTATTATGATTGAGGTACCTGCAGCAGCAGTGATGTCTGACTTATTTGCAAAGGAAGTAGATTTCTTTAGTATAGGAACAAACGATTTAATTCAATATACAACTGCAGTTGATAGATGCAATGGAAATATAGCTTATCTATATAACGAGTTTCATCCTGCAGTCTTAAGGCTCATTAAAAAAGTAATAGATAATGGTCATAAAGAAGGAATATGGGTAGGAATGTGTGGAGAAGTAGCGGGAAATCCACAGCTAATTCCAGTTCTCATTGGAATGGGATTAGACGAGTTTAGTATGAGTGCATCCTCTATGCTAAGAGCTAGGTGGATTGTGAATAATCTTAGTAAAAGAGAGATGGAAGGCTTAGTTGATGAAATATTAAAACTTCCAACAGCTGAAGAAGTAAAAGACTTTATTGCTCAAAATGTGAATATAAACTAA
- a CDS encoding DUF2500 domain-containing protein: protein MSNSIINFTLFSPINNFMFSFAPVFIMIIFIVVILMFIINAVKGVKQWSYNNAQPLLIVDVEIVSKRINVSHHHHNNNNHTHHHSSTSYYVTFQVESGDRMEFQIPGNEYGLMTEGDRGKLKFQGTRYLGFERFK from the coding sequence ATGAGCAATTCAATTATTAATTTCACACTTTTTAGCCCAATTAATAATTTTATGTTTTCATTTGCTCCAGTATTTATTATGATTATTTTTATTGTAGTTATCTTAATGTTTATAATAAATGCTGTTAAGGGAGTCAAGCAATGGAGCTATAATAATGCTCAGCCACTTCTTATTGTAGATGTAGAGATAGTTTCTAAAAGAATAAATGTATCACATCATCATCATAACAATAACAATCATACGCATCATCATAGCTCTACTTCATATTATGTTACCTTTCAAGTTGAGAGCGGAGACAGAATGGAATTCCAGATTCCAGGTAATGAATATGGGTTAATGACAGAAGGAGATAGGGGGAAGTTAAAATTTCAAGGTACTAGATATTTAGGATTTGAAAGGTTTAAATAG